The following proteins are co-located in the Agromyces laixinhei genome:
- a CDS encoding epoxide hydrolase family protein has translation MNHEDTDIRPFRIDVPQADLDDLNRRLADTRWPEELPGVGWSYGTPTSYLQGLADYWQNTYDWREHEAKLNAFPQFTTTIDGQNVHFLHVRSPEPNAMPLLLTHGWPGSIVEFMNIIGPLTDPRAHGGDPADAFHIVAPSMPGFGFSGPTHETGWDMSRIARAWAELMGRLGYERYGAQGGDTGSVISPMIGRIAPERVIGVHVNGGLGFPSGDPAEFAAMTETEQARLAALEEQMEDGAGYAIIQSTRPQTVGVGLSDSPSAQLAWIVERFKEWTDPAAELPEDAVDIDQLLTNVSVYWLTGTATSAARLYREGRASWGQETERSDVPSGVAVFPGDSGIRTVAEREHNVVHWSEFDRGGHFPAMEVPELLVGDVRGFFRGLR, from the coding sequence ATGAATCACGAAGACACTGACATCCGGCCCTTCCGCATCGACGTTCCGCAGGCCGACCTCGACGACCTGAACCGTCGTCTCGCCGACACGCGCTGGCCCGAGGAGTTGCCCGGCGTCGGCTGGTCGTACGGAACCCCCACGAGCTACCTGCAGGGGCTCGCCGACTACTGGCAGAACACCTACGACTGGCGCGAGCACGAGGCGAAGCTGAACGCGTTCCCGCAGTTCACGACCACGATCGACGGCCAGAACGTGCACTTCCTGCACGTGCGCTCGCCCGAACCGAACGCCATGCCGCTGCTGCTCACGCACGGCTGGCCGGGCTCGATCGTGGAGTTCATGAACATCATCGGACCGCTCACCGATCCGCGTGCGCACGGCGGCGACCCGGCCGACGCGTTCCACATCGTGGCCCCGTCGATGCCCGGCTTCGGCTTCTCAGGCCCCACGCACGAGACCGGCTGGGACATGTCGCGGATCGCCCGCGCCTGGGCCGAGCTCATGGGCCGGCTCGGCTACGAACGATACGGCGCCCAGGGCGGCGACACCGGCTCGGTGATCTCGCCGATGATCGGCCGGATCGCGCCCGAGCGCGTCATCGGCGTGCATGTGAACGGCGGCCTCGGCTTCCCGTCCGGCGATCCGGCGGAGTTCGCGGCCATGACCGAGACCGAGCAGGCGCGGCTTGCGGCGTTGGAAGAGCAGATGGAGGACGGCGCCGGCTACGCCATCATCCAGTCGACACGGCCGCAGACGGTCGGCGTCGGTCTCTCGGACTCGCCGTCGGCGCAACTCGCGTGGATCGTGGAGCGGTTCAAGGAATGGACCGACCCCGCCGCCGAACTGCCCGAGGACGCGGTCGACATCGACCAGCTGCTCACGAACGTGAGCGTCTACTGGCTCACCGGCACGGCGACGTCGGCCGCCAGGCTCTACCGGGAAGGCCGTGCCAGCTGGGGGCAGGAGACCGAGCGGAGCGACGTGCCCTCAGGGGTCGCGGTGTTCCCCGGAGACTCCGGAATCCGCACGGTCGCCGAGCGCGAGCACAACGTCGTGCACTGGTCGGAGTTCGATCGCGGCGGCCACTTCCCGGCCATGGAGGTTCCCGAGCTCCTCGTCGGCGACGTCCGCGGCTTCTTCCGCGGCCTCCGCTGA
- a CDS encoding SHOCT domain-containing protein, translated as MSFWESFWDLIWWFVMAFAFIAYLFALFAIIGDLFRDQKLNGWWKALWIIFLIFVPFLTALVYLIARGKGMAERSQKEYKQAQAATDDYIRQAAGTAASPSDEIAKAKGLLDSGSINQQEFDLLKAKALAHPTQTV; from the coding sequence ATGAGTTTCTGGGAGAGTTTCTGGGATCTGATCTGGTGGTTCGTCATGGCGTTCGCGTTCATCGCCTATCTGTTCGCGCTCTTCGCGATCATCGGCGACCTGTTCCGCGACCAGAAGCTCAACGGCTGGTGGAAGGCGCTCTGGATCATCTTCCTGATCTTCGTGCCGTTCCTCACCGCGTTGGTGTACCTGATCGCACGCGGCAAGGGCATGGCCGAGCGCTCGCAGAAGGAGTACAAGCAGGCTCAGGCGGCGACCGACGACTACATCCGCCAGGCCGCCGGCACCGCCGCGAGCCCGTCGGATGAGATCGCGAAGGCGAAGGGCCTGCTCGATTCGGGCAGCATCAACCAGCAGGAGTTCGACCTCCTGAAGGCCAAGGCGCTCGCGCACCCAACGCAGACCGTCTGA
- a CDS encoding ion channel protein, which produces MSLAIPPRDPDVTPKRLALLAIPALAIGAISAVVLWALNGVASMLESVLWATIPDALGVDPSGWWIVIVLTLTGLAVGLVLRYIPGHGGPDSATTDLVEEPQPLRNLPGVLIVTVLALAGGVSLGPENPIIAVNTALMVAAIARLMPAVPKQLTVLLAASATIGALFGTPVAAALIFTGILAALKSGGALWDRLFLPLVAAGAGSFTMHLLGAPPFKFAVPPYGTPQAFDLLTGAIVATAATVVGLAMLAAFPIIYRAMHSLRHPVLIATAGGLLLGLLGLLGGPITMFKGLEEIGELLEDPGAYNAPQLAAIAGIKMLALLIAASSLFRGGRVFPATFIGVALGMLGNALIPSLPLGLAIGCAIVGVLLVVTRDGWIAIFVAVAVAGDITILPMLCVIVLPAWLLVTRAPAFRILPPETPAPPPAASPPASTTGGVE; this is translated from the coding sequence ATGAGTCTCGCCATCCCGCCGCGCGACCCCGACGTCACGCCGAAGCGGCTCGCGCTGCTCGCGATTCCGGCGCTCGCGATCGGGGCGATCTCGGCCGTCGTGCTCTGGGCGCTCAACGGCGTCGCGAGCATGCTGGAGTCGGTGCTGTGGGCGACGATCCCCGATGCGCTCGGTGTCGACCCCTCGGGCTGGTGGATCGTGATCGTGCTCACGCTCACGGGACTCGCGGTGGGACTCGTGTTGCGGTACATCCCCGGTCACGGCGGCCCCGACTCGGCGACCACCGATCTCGTCGAGGAACCGCAGCCCCTGAGAAACCTGCCGGGCGTGCTGATCGTCACGGTGCTGGCGCTCGCGGGCGGGGTGAGCCTCGGGCCCGAGAACCCGATCATCGCGGTCAACACGGCACTCATGGTGGCCGCCATCGCACGGCTGATGCCTGCGGTGCCGAAGCAGCTCACCGTGCTGCTCGCGGCCTCTGCCACGATCGGAGCGCTCTTCGGCACCCCCGTCGCAGCAGCGCTCATCTTCACCGGCATCCTGGCCGCGCTGAAGTCGGGCGGCGCGCTGTGGGATCGCCTCTTCCTGCCGCTCGTCGCGGCCGGGGCGGGCTCCTTCACGATGCACCTCCTCGGTGCACCGCCGTTCAAGTTCGCCGTGCCGCCCTACGGAACCCCGCAGGCGTTCGACCTCCTCACGGGCGCGATCGTCGCGACCGCCGCAACGGTCGTCGGGCTCGCGATGCTCGCGGCGTTCCCGATCATCTACCGAGCGATGCATTCCCTGCGGCACCCCGTGCTCATCGCCACGGCGGGCGGGCTGCTCCTCGGGCTCCTCGGTCTGCTCGGCGGCCCCATCACGATGTTCAAGGGCCTCGAGGAGATCGGTGAACTCCTCGAGGATCCCGGCGCCTACAACGCGCCGCAGCTGGCCGCCATCGCCGGAATCAAGATGCTGGCGTTGCTCATCGCGGCGAGCTCGCTGTTCCGCGGCGGCCGCGTCTTTCCGGCCACCTTCATCGGGGTGGCCCTCGGCATGCTCGGCAATGCACTCATTCCCTCGCTGCCGCTCGGCCTCGCGATCGGCTGTGCGATCGTCGGGGTGCTCCTCGTCGTGACCCGCGACGGCTGGATCGCGATCTTCGTCGCCGTCGCCGTGGCCGGCGACATCACGATCCTCCCGATGCTCTGCGTGATCGTGCTGCCGGCGTGGCTCCTCGTCACGCGGGCTCCCGCGTTCCGGATCCTTCCGCCCGAGACGCCCGCGCCGCCGCCGGCCGCCTCACCGCCGGCCTCGACGACCGGGGGAGTCGAATGA
- a CDS encoding SulP family inorganic anion transporter, with the protein MQRPLAGLNGKNLVRELTAGVTLLAIAIPLNIGYAQIAGLPATAGLYALIVPTVVYALVVSSRQLIVSPDAAAAALVASSIGGLATAGSDDYATLALAQAIICGILFVLMSVFKLGFIANFLSKPILVGFVGGLALDILVSQIAKMLGVKIDSGGEFVDKVVGLVSGIGTLNPWSLLIATISVAVLIVGQRFVKLVPWALIVLVVATVTVVIADLDDAGVDVLGEVPAGPPALTWPVIDWTTWLLLVPSAIALTMVTTAEGLLVSRAYGEKRNYAVRPNRDLLAFGVGNIAAGASGSFTMGSSTSRTAAMDQAGSRTQLPSLVLAVGTLLLLLFGTALLADIPSPAIGAIVGVAILPLLGITDFRMLWRVDRFEFTIAAVCFLVTLFVGSIAGIVVAFVLALINLAKRAANPPIDVLAAGDSPAESLLGEAPAGTMTAPGVIVVRLAAPLFFANGSVFADAVKKAVAAVPDGTVQHVVIDMEAVTDVDVTGAESFTALVAWLDARSIELGFSRVRSDARDRLADLGLLGDRRIFDTNRAAIVALSSTPQEL; encoded by the coding sequence GTGCAGAGACCGCTGGCGGGCCTCAATGGCAAGAACCTCGTTCGCGAACTGACCGCGGGCGTCACGCTGCTTGCGATCGCGATCCCCCTGAACATCGGCTACGCGCAGATCGCGGGCCTGCCGGCGACCGCCGGCCTGTACGCGCTCATCGTGCCGACCGTGGTCTACGCACTCGTCGTCTCGTCGCGCCAGCTGATCGTGTCTCCGGATGCCGCGGCAGCCGCCCTCGTCGCCTCATCGATCGGCGGTCTCGCGACGGCCGGCAGCGACGACTATGCGACGCTCGCCCTCGCGCAGGCGATCATCTGCGGCATCCTCTTCGTGCTCATGTCGGTGTTCAAGCTCGGCTTCATCGCGAACTTCCTGTCGAAGCCGATCCTCGTGGGCTTCGTCGGCGGCCTCGCCCTCGACATCCTCGTGAGCCAGATCGCGAAGATGCTCGGCGTGAAGATCGACTCCGGCGGCGAGTTCGTCGACAAGGTCGTCGGGCTCGTCTCGGGCATCGGCACCCTGAACCCGTGGTCGTTGCTCATCGCGACGATCTCGGTCGCGGTGCTGATCGTCGGGCAACGATTCGTCAAGCTCGTGCCGTGGGCGCTCATCGTGCTCGTCGTCGCGACGGTGACGGTCGTGATCGCCGACCTCGACGACGCCGGGGTCGACGTGCTCGGCGAGGTGCCCGCCGGCCCACCCGCGCTCACCTGGCCGGTCATCGACTGGACGACGTGGCTCCTGCTCGTGCCCTCGGCGATCGCGCTCACGATGGTGACGACGGCCGAGGGGCTCCTCGTCTCTCGCGCGTACGGTGAGAAACGCAACTACGCCGTGCGGCCGAACCGCGACCTGCTCGCCTTCGGCGTCGGGAACATCGCGGCCGGCGCGAGCGGGAGCTTCACCATGGGGTCGTCGACCTCACGAACCGCGGCGATGGATCAGGCGGGTTCCCGCACGCAACTGCCCTCGCTCGTGCTCGCCGTCGGCACGCTCCTGCTCCTGCTCTTCGGCACCGCGCTGCTCGCCGACATCCCGTCGCCGGCGATCGGTGCGATCGTCGGCGTCGCGATCCTGCCGCTCCTCGGCATCACGGACTTCCGCATGCTGTGGCGGGTCGACCGCTTCGAGTTCACGATCGCCGCAGTGTGCTTTCTCGTGACGCTCTTCGTCGGCTCGATCGCCGGCATCGTCGTCGCCTTCGTGCTCGCGCTCATCAACCTCGCGAAGCGCGCGGCGAATCCCCCGATCGACGTGCTCGCGGCCGGCGACTCGCCCGCAGAATCGCTCCTCGGGGAGGCCCCGGCCGGCACGATGACGGCGCCCGGCGTGATCGTCGTCCGGCTCGCAGCGCCGTTGTTCTTCGCGAACGGCTCGGTCTTCGCCGACGCCGTGAAGAAGGCCGTCGCCGCCGTGCCCGATGGCACGGTGCAGCACGTCGTGATCGACATGGAGGCCGTCACCGACGTCGATGTGACCGGAGCCGAGAGCTTCACCGCGCTCGTCGCCTGGCTCGACGCTCGGAGCATCGAGCTCGGATTCAGCCGGGTTCGCTCGGACGCGCGCGACCGGCTCGCCGACCTCGGCCTGCTCGGCGACCGGCGTATCTTCGACACCAATCGGGCCGCGATCGTGGCCCTTTCGAGCACGCCGCAGGAGTTGTAG
- a CDS encoding GAP family protein encodes MGEVIGGILPLALGVAISPVPIIAAILMLLSPKAKGTSVGFMLGWVLGIVVAVVVFTLLASVIPEQDPDASNPIAGVIKLVLGAGLLFLALRQWRGRPKAGEAAALPKWMSAIDTMTTMRGAVLGFLLSAVNPKNLLMAAGAGVIIGTGGLSGGEITLSIVVFTIIAACSVAVPVIAYLLASAKMAAPLESLRGWLVQNNATVMAVLLLVIGVVLIGKGIGSF; translated from the coding sequence ATGGGTGAGGTCATCGGCGGCATTCTGCCGCTCGCACTCGGTGTTGCGATCAGCCCGGTGCCGATCATCGCGGCGATCCTCATGCTGCTCTCGCCGAAGGCGAAGGGCACGAGCGTCGGCTTCATGCTCGGCTGGGTGCTCGGCATCGTCGTCGCGGTCGTGGTGTTCACGCTGCTCGCCTCGGTCATCCCCGAACAAGACCCCGACGCCTCGAATCCGATCGCCGGCGTGATCAAGCTGGTCCTCGGCGCGGGCCTGCTGTTCCTCGCGCTGAGGCAATGGCGCGGTCGCCCGAAGGCGGGTGAGGCGGCCGCACTGCCGAAGTGGATGTCGGCGATCGACACGATGACCACGATGCGGGGCGCGGTGCTCGGCTTCCTGCTCTCTGCCGTCAACCCGAAGAACCTGCTGATGGCCGCGGGCGCCGGCGTGATCATCGGCACGGGCGGCCTGAGCGGCGGCGAGATCACGCTGTCGATCGTGGTCTTCACGATCATCGCCGCGTGCTCGGTCGCGGTGCCCGTCATCGCCTACCTCCTCGCCTCCGCGAAGATGGCCGCACCGCTCGAGTCGCTCCGCGGCTGGCTCGTGCAGAACAACGCGACCGTCATGGCGGTGCTGCTCCTCGTCATCGGGGTCGTGCTCATCGGCAAGGGCATCGGCAGCTTCTGA
- a CDS encoding AI-2E family transporter, giving the protein MTDAARPAEPGRGTLAYGSRVLITLAGAVVVFAGVWFARDILAPAAVAAVVVIIAHPLRRPLERRGWPGWLATTAVIVLAYAILAILGTLLVVASAQFIGMLPDYADELAATVQSIIDWLTSLGMTSESAAGAAASIDPQTLLDVAAGIADAVFGAATAFFFVLAYVIFMAADASRLGRDDRVFGTAAADVIGARYFSGVRRYYVVNASFGLVVAVLDGLFLWWVGVPIPLVWAILAFVTNFIPNIGFVIGVIPPAVLALVVGGWPLFVVVVLVYSVINVVLQVLVQPKFVSDAVGLSLTLTFFSVVFWALVIGPIGAILCIPLTLLVRALLLEPDQRSGPLRRLSGDPQARAT; this is encoded by the coding sequence ATGACGGATGCCGCGCGGCCCGCCGAGCCCGGGCGAGGCACCCTCGCGTACGGCAGCCGCGTGCTGATCACGCTCGCCGGCGCAGTCGTCGTGTTCGCCGGAGTCTGGTTCGCCCGCGACATCCTCGCACCGGCTGCGGTCGCCGCCGTCGTCGTGATCATCGCGCATCCGTTGCGCCGCCCGCTCGAGCGTCGCGGCTGGCCGGGCTGGCTCGCGACCACCGCGGTGATCGTGCTCGCGTACGCGATTCTCGCGATCCTCGGCACACTGCTCGTCGTGGCATCCGCTCAGTTCATCGGAATGCTCCCCGACTATGCCGACGAACTGGCTGCGACCGTGCAGTCCATCATCGACTGGCTCACCTCGCTCGGCATGACGAGCGAATCGGCCGCCGGGGCAGCAGCCTCGATCGATCCGCAGACGCTGCTCGATGTCGCGGCCGGCATCGCCGACGCCGTGTTCGGTGCCGCGACCGCATTCTTCTTCGTGCTCGCCTACGTCATCTTCATGGCAGCGGATGCCTCGCGCCTCGGTCGCGACGACCGGGTCTTCGGCACCGCGGCGGCCGACGTGATCGGGGCCCGCTACTTCTCGGGTGTGCGCCGGTATTACGTGGTGAACGCGTCGTTCGGTCTCGTCGTCGCCGTGCTCGACGGGCTCTTCCTGTGGTGGGTCGGGGTGCCGATCCCGCTCGTCTGGGCGATCCTCGCCTTCGTCACCAACTTCATCCCGAACATCGGCTTCGTGATCGGGGTCATCCCGCCCGCCGTGCTCGCGCTCGTCGTGGGCGGCTGGCCGCTCTTCGTCGTCGTGGTGCTCGTCTACAGCGTCATCAACGTCGTGCTCCAGGTGCTCGTGCAGCCGAAGTTCGTGAGCGACGCGGTGGGGCTGAGCCTCACCCTCACGTTCTTCTCGGTCGTGTTCTGGGCGCTCGTGATCGGGCCGATCGGGGCGATCCTCTGCATCCCGCTGACCCTGCTCGTGCGCGCCCTGCTGCTCGAGCCCGACCAGCGATCGGGGCCGCTGCGACGACTCTCGGGCGACCCGCAGGCACGGGCGACCTGA
- a CDS encoding DUF6325 family protein has translation MAEFEYGPVELYLVGFEGDRPDAGTIEAISELIEGGEIRLLDFLVISREPDGSVQITEFEDVSDEYGFGAVELEAIGLVADEDAAEFAEGIPPGTSGALLAIELVWAKRLASKFAQSGGIVLQTERIPAPVVNAALAEAEEE, from the coding sequence ATGGCGGAGTTCGAATACGGCCCGGTGGAGCTGTATCTGGTGGGGTTCGAGGGCGACCGTCCAGACGCCGGCACCATCGAGGCGATCAGCGAGCTGATCGAGGGCGGTGAGATCCGGTTGCTCGACTTCCTCGTGATCTCGCGCGAGCCCGACGGCTCGGTGCAGATCACCGAGTTCGAAGACGTGAGCGACGAGTACGGCTTCGGCGCGGTCGAGCTCGAGGCGATCGGCCTCGTCGCCGACGAAGACGCCGCCGAGTTCGCCGAGGGCATTCCGCCCGGCACCTCGGGTGCACTGCTCGCGATCGAGCTCGTGTGGGCCAAGCGTCTCGCATCGAAGTTCGCACAGTCGGGCGGCATCGTGCTGCAGACCGAACGCATCCCCGCGCCCGTGGTGAACGCCGCGCTCGCCGAAGCAGAAGAGGAGTAG
- a CDS encoding SHOCT domain-containing protein, which translates to MPFRRMGRPGLIGMAARTAVVAGTATAVSGGMQRRQQEKAQGQYEQQQYEAQQQQAQIDAAAQQAVAQQQAAMGVAPPQAAAAPAGGVDIVAELQKLGALKEQGILSDDEFAAAKAKLLG; encoded by the coding sequence ATGCCGTTCAGAAGAATGGGTCGCCCGGGGCTGATCGGCATGGCCGCTCGCACGGCCGTCGTCGCCGGCACCGCCACCGCCGTGAGCGGGGGCATGCAACGACGTCAGCAGGAGAAGGCCCAGGGCCAGTACGAACAACAGCAGTACGAGGCACAGCAGCAGCAGGCGCAGATCGATGCCGCGGCGCAGCAGGCCGTCGCCCAGCAACAGGCCGCGATGGGCGTCGCCCCTCCGCAGGCCGCAGCGGCGCCGGCAGGCGGGGTCGACATCGTCGCCGAACTGCAGAAGCTCGGCGCGCTGAAGGAGCAGGGCATCCTGAGCGACGACGAGTTCGCCGCCGCCAAGGCGAAGCTGCTCGGCTGA